The Oxyura jamaicensis isolate SHBP4307 breed ruddy duck chromosome 4 unlocalized genomic scaffold, BPBGC_Ojam_1.0 oxy4_random_OJ71456, whole genome shotgun sequence sequence CACCCGCTGCACTCTGCAAGCGGGGTCCCGTTTGCTTCCCCCTCGCGCGGGCTGAGGCTGTGATGCTGAGACCCCGGTGACCCCCTCGGCCACAGCCTCGGAGGAAAGGAGCAGCCAGCTTTGTCCTAGCGGGCTGGGGATGCTCCGGCGGCCACCTCCCCGGGGCAGCGCCGTCCCACACCCACCCCTCTCTCACGCCCGTGCCCGCTCCCGCTGCCTCAAAGCCTCCTTGTTGCTCCAGCCCACTCGCCGGGCAGGAATGcgctccccggggctgccctTTGGGCCGTGGCATCGCTGCTGCCGAGGGACGCCAGACGGACGGGAACAAGCGGTGCCGTGCCGCAGATGCCACCCCGCGCGCCTCCTGCTCGCCAGCCTGACCCCGTGCTTGGAAAGCGGGGGCTGCAAGGTTCCTGCGTGAGTCTGTCCCGCCTGCCCGGCCCTggctctctctgcttttcttgccCAGGACCAGGGGAAGGTGGCACGGGAGGGGGAAGCCCCTTCTGAAGGTGCGCTCTCCGAGCAGGCGGGGTTCTTGCAGGAGCCTCTGCGTGCAGGAGCATGGGACTGGAGCATCCCTGCCTCGTGCATCCCAGCAGGGAGCAAAGAGCTCGGAGAGCCCCGCAAGGACCACGCAACCTGGGGGAAAAGCCCCGGAACAGGCTGGGAATGCTGAATGCAGGTTGGCCAGGCCCCCAGCATGGTTCTGACTCCAGCACAGGCGTTGGCCCCCCATGAGCGAGAGCATCCACGCGACCTCCTCCTTCTCCCGTGCCAGGGCAGGAGCACATCAGCCACGACAAGGGCCACCAACCTGCTCGGGTTCCCTGGTGCCAGCAGCGAGGGTGCCCTTATCGGGCATGTTATCGGGGTGTTCCTCCGGCACCCACAATCCCCCGCTCCCCGTGCTATCACCTCTTGGGTATCTTGGCGCATTCCCCAGGAGGAGAAAGTTCAGGCTGGAGCAAAACAGCAGCGAACGGAGGTGCGGGCACACACAACAACTGCCTGCGAACGGCACCGAGCGCAGCCCCCAGGACATGGCACCGGCAGGGCACAGGGGATGGGGTCGGGCAGCGTGGGGCAC is a genomic window containing:
- the LOC118157194 gene encoding uncharacterized protein LOC118157194; translation: MLSLMGGQRLCWSQNHAGGLANLHSAFPACSGAFPPGCVVLAGLSELFAPCWDARGRDAPVPCSCTQRLLQEPRLLGERTFRRGFPLPCHLPLVLGKKSRESQGRAGGTDSRRNLAAPAFQARGQAGEQEARGVASAARHRLFPSVWRPSAAAMPRPKGQPRGAHSCPASGLEQQGGFEAAGAGTGVREGWVWDGAAPGRWPPEHPQPARTKLAAPFLRGCGRGGHRGLSITASARARGKQTGPRLQSAAGAPLVLGCKTRCTWATEAWRLQPAPKPCSADEHQVIFIRALHIAGFGTGVCHPPSAFIFISVGGGAAERLQGQVGSPRSLRSSPAIQPEAPVGMAALWGRLGLGEGCV